In a single window of the Branchiostoma floridae strain S238N-H82 chromosome 2, Bfl_VNyyK, whole genome shotgun sequence genome:
- the LOC118403887 gene encoding ribonucleoside-diphosphate reductase subunit M2 B-like, which yields MLSMHSPKSTQSVQQDFSALKISADRENQVPSSPSKGKPVARKVLGESQSQNIIRSSDIKEIKKQVVDPVQKPERKEQDEPLLRENPRRFVIFPIQYHDIWQMYKKAEASFWTAEEVDLSKDLGHWESLNDGERHFIKHVLAFFAASDGIVNENLVERFSQEVQVTEARCFYGFQIAIENIHSEMYSLLIDTYIKDPTERDHLFNAIETLPCVKQKADWALRWIGDKQATFGERVVAFAAVEGIFFSGSFAAIFWLKKRGLMPGLTFSNELISRDEGLHCDFACLMFSHLVNKPSEEAIHQIIRNAVKIEQEFLTEALPVKLIGMNHDLMKQYIEFVADRLLGELKCSKIFNRENPFDFMENISLEGKTNFFEKKVGEYQKMGVMSSPAQQKFTLDADF from the exons ATGCTTTCCATGCACTCACCGAAGTCTACCCAGTCCGTGCAGCAGGACTTCTCGGCGCTGAAGATCTCTGCAGACCGAGAGAATCAG GTCCCGTCTTCACCTTCTAAAGGAAAACCTGTAGCAAGAAAGGTCCTCGGAGAGAGCCAGAGCCAG aatATAATAAGATCATCAGACATAAAGGAAATCAAGAAGCAAGTG gttgaccctgttcaAAAGCCAGAGAGAAAGGAACAG GATGAGCCCCTCCTGCGTGAGAACCCCAGGCGCTTTGTCATCTTCCCCATCCAGTACCATGACATCTGGCAGATGTACAAGAAGGCTGAGGCATCCTTCTGGACAGCGGAGGAGGTTGACCTCTCAAAG GACTTGGGCCACTGGGAGAGTCTGAACGACGGAGAGAGACACTTCATCAAGCATGTGCTCGCCTTCTTTGCCGCCAGTGATGGCATCGTCAATGAGAACTTG GTGGAGAGATTCAGTCAGGAGGTGCAGGTGACAGAGGCCAGGTGCTTCTACGGCTTCCAGATCGCCATAGAAAACATCCACTCTGAAATGTACAGTCTTCTGATTGACACATACATCAAGGACCCAACAGAGAG GGACCACCTCTTCAATGCAATCGAGACCCTACCCTGTGTCAAGCAGAAGGCTGACTGGGCCCTCAGGTGGATTGGAGACAAGCAAGCCACTTTTGGGGAGCGTGTGGTTGCCTTCGCTGCTGTAGAAGGAATCTTCTTCTCAG GTTCCTTTGCTGCTATCTTCTGGCTGAAGAAGAGGGGTCTGATGCCTGGTCTGACGTTCTCCAACGAGCTGATCAGCAGAGACGAGGGTTTGCACTGTGACTTCGCCTGCCTGATGTTCAGTCACCTGGTGAACAagcccagtgaggaggccatccACCAGATCATCAGGAATGCTGTCAAGATTGAGCAG GAGTTCCTGACCGAGGCTCTGCCCGTGAAGCTGATTGGCATGAACCACGATCTGATGAAGCAGTACATCGAGTTTGTAGCAGACAGACTACTGGGAGAACTCAAGTGCAGTAAG ATCTTCAACAGAGAGAACCCCTTCGACTTCATGGAGAACATCTCACTGGAGGGgaagaccaacttctttgagaagaaGGTTGGAGAGTACCAGAAGATGGGGGTGATGTCCTCTCCTGCTCAGCAGAAGTTTACGCTGGATGCTGACTTCTAA
- the LOC118403896 gene encoding O(6)-methylguanine-induced apoptosis 2-like, with product MADSVKSFDQGDVRRIHSQRSSGRLHKGHGIAAATSSIPSKFQTIVSDNSDKKGFGAKSRRFNHDEHMNDLPGPGSYVRHGTLENTSTSLSKKGTGGFASKSKRKQSHTVPAGPGPVYALPSLLRTQGDFNKAGCTGSFHRPIAVSTEKPDYKPAPNTYTVVESNVAKNYGQPVQASFKSTTRRPPPQGIQIVKSKVPAPWHYDINDHQVKQSVKVPFSSFKSTSDRMRKANLNENPGPGEYRPFEEADKRLGQKFPMKHYLCISAPAMPLPHPMPDPGPGAYNLVNYKGPQKHYMSSSMFVSNTSRWTFKGKERDQPGPATYHPEGTGKQSFIYNTYGRWVPT from the exons ATGGCGGACAGTGTGAAAAGTTTTGATCAAGGTGATGTACGGAGAATTCACAGCCAGAGAAGTTCAGGGCGCCTCCACAAAG GTCATGGAATTGCAGCGGCCACATCTAGCATTCCAAGCAAATTCCAGACAATAGTTTCAGACAATTCTGACAAGAAGGGCTTTGGAGCCAAATCAAGAAGGTTCAATCATGACGAACACATG AATGATCTACCAGGGCCTGGATCATATGTGAGGCACGGAACACTAGAAAACACAAGTACATCTCTCTCCAAGAAGGGCACTGGAGGATTTGCTTCCAAG agCAAGAGGAAACAGTCCCATACCGTCCCGGCTGGCCCCGGCCCTGTTTATGCCCTGCCATCCTTGCTGAGGACCCAGGGGGACTTTAACAAGGCAGGATGCACGGGATCCTTCCACAGACCAATAGCTGTCAGCACAGAGAAACCAGACTACAAGCCAGCTCCTAATACATACACT GTGGTGGAAAGTAACGTAGCTAAAAACTATGGCCAACCTGTGCAGGCATCATTTAAGTCGAC AACAAGAAGACCACCCCCACAAGGAATACAAATTGTCAAATCAAAAGTGCCTGCACCAT GGCATTATGACATCAATGATCATCAGGTGAAACAAAGTGTCAAAGTCCCGTTTTCCAGTTTCAAGTCCACATCAGATAGAATGAGGAAAGCTAACCTGAATGAG AATCCCGGTCCAGGAGAATATCGTCCCTTTGAGGAAGCTGACAAACGATTAGGACAAAAATTTCC GATGAAGCACTATCTGTGTATATCTGCCCctgccatgcccctgccccacCCCATGCCTGACCCGGGTCCTGGGGCCTACAACCTGGTCAACTACAAAGGTCCGCAGAAACACTACATGTCCAGCTCCATGTTTGTGTCCAACACCAGCCGCTGGACATTCAAGGGGAAAGAACGAGACCAGCCAGGACCAG CCACCTACCATCCAGAAGGGACAGGCAAGCAGTCCTTCATCTACAACACATATGGAAGATGGGTGCCCACTTAG
- the LOC118403904 gene encoding neurensin-1-like, with translation MAEDTDGPSSSSSYSCPPQFGVRSYLHRFYEDCAGYGGPDPSNPHDNPYISDDFRYLINPKPKRSTYIFCKLAMVCGLSLLAFGVVAILIGYLIPQRPELVGYLGGVPVVDSSASDLNDKLDACKLTGLILLCLGGVTVAISLLVPSFLLGYMQKEMLLQEDFKDRIAGDPLLVGPGGYGTVGTTPPVSGSGSGIPVTEQVKSVQPGAQDPKPAPTPAGEEDSLLDH, from the exons ATGGCGGAGGACACCGACggcccctcctcctcctcctcttacTCCTGCCCGCCTCAGTTCGGGGTCCGCTCCTACCTTCATCGCTTCTACGAAGATTGTGCCGGGTACGGAGGGCCCGACCCTTCCAATCCTCACGACAACCCCTACATCTCCGATGACTTTCGCTACCTCATCAACCCCAAACCGAAGCGCTCAACCTACATCTTCTGCAAGCTGGCGATGGTGTGCGGGCTCAGCCTCCTTGCGTTCGGCGTCGTCGCCATCTTAATCGGCTACCTGATCCCGCAACGTCCAGAGCTCGTGGGCTACCTGGGCGGCGTGCCAGTGGTGGATTCAAGCGCGTCAGATCTGAACGACAAACTGGATGCATGTAAGCTGACGGGCCTGATTCTACTGTGCTTGGGCGGTGTGACGGTCGCCATCTCCCTGCTCGTGCCCAGCTTCTTGCTGGGGTACATGCAGAAGGAGATGTTACTGCAGGAGGATTTCAAG GACCGCATTGCTGGCGATCCCTTACTTGTGGGACCAGGAGGGTACGGCACCGTGGGCACGACTCCTCCCGTGTCCGGCTCGGGCTCGGGCATCCCTGTCACCGAGCAGGTGAAGTCCGTCCAGCCGGGGGCACAGGACCCCAAGCCCGCCCCCACCCCCGCTGGGGAAGAAGACAGCCTCCTGGATCACTAG